In Thermotomaculum hydrothermale, a single genomic region encodes these proteins:
- a CDS encoding type II secretion system protein GspG codes for MKKLLLLFAATIFLLSGVSCEKKEPPKAALILKKADYFYEKGDFRKALLLYKHVMEAYPETKSGKIAAENYVRYSQMLQSEIEANKKINFDRTKKLARAVELYYRDHRRYPNSVTDLIPKYIPKKIVDVWGNPIVYKKTKDGYVVACFGKDGIIGGIDEDTDFFIQNGEVVTTPEIK; via the coding sequence ATGAAGAAACTGTTGCTTTTATTTGCTGCAACAATATTTTTGCTTTCGGGGGTTTCCTGTGAGAAAAAGGAGCCCCCAAAGGCTGCTTTAATTCTGAAAAAAGCAGATTATTTTTACGAGAAAGGTGATTTTAGAAAAGCGCTTTTACTGTATAAACATGTAATGGAGGCTTATCCGGAAACAAAAAGTGGAAAGATTGCTGCTGAAAACTATGTAAGGTATTCGCAGATGCTTCAATCTGAAATTGAGGCTAACAAAAAGATTAACTTTGACAGGACAAAGAAATTAGCAAGAGCGGTAGAGCTTTATTATAGAGACCATAGAAGATATCCCAATTCTGTAACTGATTTAATTCCAAAGTACATTCCCAAAAAGATTGTTGATGTTTGGGGAAATCCCATTGTGTACAAAAAGACAAAAGATGGCTATGTTGTTGCGTGTTTTGGTAAAGATGGAATTATCGGTGGTATAGATGAAGATACTGATTTTTTTATCCAAAATGGAGAGGTTGTAACAACACCTGAAATAAAATGA
- a CDS encoding ATP-binding protein — protein sequence MKKEFKIQLIAKKQNTEIEKTLNLNENFFNTLKDDFLQSNFESIECRIVQNSTRQHIEKVVMLYELLLETLDYINEDLKTDIMLLISEALSNAVYHGNLKMPKDFRKEKSILEYEMHVAKTNPQLFDKKVEIESIISPEKFLFKITDSGEGFDYKTILSKTSPPHPMEEFGRGIFIIKNSADEISFNNNGKTLKIIKYIGG from the coding sequence ATGAAAAAAGAATTTAAAATACAATTAATTGCAAAAAAACAAAACACTGAAATAGAAAAAACCTTAAATTTAAATGAGAATTTTTTCAATACATTGAAAGATGATTTTTTACAGAGCAACTTTGAATCTATAGAATGCCGCATTGTACAAAACAGTACAAGACAACACATTGAAAAGGTGGTTATGCTTTACGAATTACTGCTTGAAACACTTGATTATATTAACGAAGATTTAAAAACTGATATAATGCTTCTAATAAGTGAGGCTCTATCAAATGCAGTTTATCACGGGAATTTGAAAATGCCCAAAGACTTCAGAAAGGAAAAATCAATTCTGGAATACGAGATGCATGTAGCTAAAACAAACCCCCAGCTATTTGATAAAAAAGTGGAAATTGAAAGCATTATATCGCCTGAAAAGTTTCTTTTTAAAATTACAGATAGTGGAGAAGGTTTTGATTACAAAACAATATTGAGTAAAACTTCACCACCCCATCCTATGGAAGAGTTTGGAAGAGGGATATTTATCATAAAAAACAGTGCAGATGAAATATCCTTTAACAATAACGGGAAAACATTAAAAATAATCAAATATATTGGGGGTTAA
- a CDS encoding FAD-dependent oxidoreductase, with product MIYNNPVKLKNLSLKNRYIMAPVKTAYGNLKGEVTERHLTYYKNIANGGVSLVILEPVSVTQSGKEHPKQITIHLPESVENLKKITDLLHQHGVYACLNLNHAGRAANPKATGMPVKAPSPIPCPTTGQTPEELTEKEINEILEGYKTAVIRAKEAGFDAIEIQAGHGYLIHQFLSDRLNKRDGEYGKDKSLFMKKVFDIVKENRGDLVVFVRISASEFVEGGFKPEDNKIILDLAKEYGFDAIHCGLGNACDTPPWYYSHMALPEEKQIEALKTIRKLTDLPIIAAGRMASIEKLKLLEKEKIADFIAFGRPLVADPNLPEKLVEDKIDDIVYCGYCLQGCLANVKNGTGLGCIVNPEIDKEPVEQVEKPKKIAVVGGGPAGMSAAITLAKQGHNVTLFEKKDKLGGQFRLAPLAPGKKSMERPLKSLVKQTEKFVKDIRLNTKFTVDMADDFDAVIVATGAIPEFPEVINLSSVYHITAVDFFEGKAEVKGKRILIIGAGMVGMEVAELLVNKGYDVVITKRTDTIANDMEVITKKLMFKRLESKNNIKIMPNTYVLEFQKERVYCKVEGKNVFLEPFDTVIIASGMKPLNTLAEELKNKGNIEYYLIGDAEKPSDIYNATQRGYNIAIDLREE from the coding sequence ATGATTTACAATAACCCTGTTAAATTAAAGAATTTATCTCTTAAAAACAGGTATATTATGGCACCTGTTAAAACAGCCTATGGAAATCTAAAGGGAGAGGTTACTGAAAGGCATTTAACTTACTATAAAAACATTGCAAACGGTGGTGTTTCCCTTGTTATACTTGAGCCTGTCTCTGTTACTCAAAGCGGTAAGGAACACCCAAAGCAGATAACAATTCACCTTCCTGAAAGTGTTGAAAATTTAAAAAAGATAACAGATTTACTCCACCAGCACGGCGTTTATGCATGCCTTAATTTAAACCATGCAGGAAGGGCTGCAAACCCAAAGGCAACCGGCATGCCAGTAAAAGCCCCATCTCCAATTCCCTGTCCAACGACAGGGCAAACGCCAGAAGAGTTAACTGAAAAAGAGATTAACGAGATTCTTGAAGGATACAAAACTGCTGTAATCAGAGCAAAGGAGGCCGGTTTTGATGCAATTGAAATTCAGGCAGGACACGGTTATTTAATTCATCAATTTTTATCAGACAGGTTGAACAAAAGAGATGGCGAATACGGTAAGGATAAAAGCCTTTTTATGAAAAAGGTGTTTGACATTGTGAAAGAAAACAGGGGAGATTTAGTTGTATTTGTCAGGATTTCTGCAAGTGAATTTGTTGAAGGCGGATTTAAGCCTGAAGATAACAAAATTATTCTTGATTTAGCAAAGGAATACGGGTTTGATGCAATTCACTGCGGGCTTGGAAATGCCTGTGATACTCCACCATGGTATTACTCCCACATGGCACTTCCAGAGGAAAAGCAGATTGAGGCTTTAAAGACGATTAGAAAATTAACAGATTTGCCTATAATTGCTGCAGGAAGGATGGCGTCCATTGAAAAGTTAAAGTTGCTGGAAAAAGAAAAAATCGCAGATTTTATTGCCTTTGGCAGGCCTCTTGTTGCAGACCCAAATTTACCTGAAAAACTTGTTGAGGACAAAATTGACGACATTGTTTACTGCGGTTACTGTTTGCAGGGGTGTCTGGCAAATGTAAAAAACGGAACAGGTTTAGGTTGCATTGTTAACCCTGAAATAGACAAAGAGCCTGTTGAACAGGTTGAAAAGCCCAAAAAAATTGCGGTTGTAGGAGGAGGCCCTGCAGGTATGAGTGCAGCAATCACTTTGGCAAAACAGGGGCACAATGTTACTCTATTTGAAAAAAAGGATAAATTAGGCGGTCAGTTCAGGCTTGCACCACTTGCTCCAGGTAAAAAAAGCATGGAAAGGCCTCTTAAATCTCTTGTAAAACAAACAGAAAAATTTGTAAAAGATATCAGGCTTAACACTAAATTTACAGTTGATATGGCAGATGATTTTGACGCTGTCATTGTTGCAACAGGGGCTATTCCAGAGTTCCCTGAAGTAATTAACCTTTCTTCTGTTTACCACATCACAGCTGTTGATTTCTTTGAGGGAAAGGCAGAGGTTAAGGGCAAAAGAATTTTAATAATTGGTGCTGGAATGGTTGGAATGGAAGTGGCAGAGTTGCTGGTAAACAAAGGCTATGATGTTGTTATTACCAAGAGGACAGATACAATTGCAAATGACATGGAGGTGATTACTAAAAAGCTTATGTTTAAAAGGCTTGAAAGCAAAAACAATATCAAAATAATGCCAAATACCTATGTGCTTGAATTCCAAAAAGAAAGGGTTTATTGCAAGGTTGAGGGAAAGAATGTTTTTCTTGAACCATTTGACACAGTGATAATAGCATCGGGGATGAAACCGTTAAACACTCTTGCTGAGGAATTGAAAAACAAAGGAAATATTGAATATTACTTAATTGGAGACGCTGAAAAACCCTCAGACATTTACAATGCCACCCAGAGGGGATATAATATTGCAATTGATTTAAGGGAGGAATGA
- a CDS encoding STAS domain-containing protein: MIHMEKSQDGHKITITLQGKVTFENTGEIREKMKEILREEGIKELILNMGEVSFIDSSGLGLLVSIKNTMIRKDGTFSMINLTDTVKKIMKQTGLDKYFGIN, from the coding sequence ATGATTCACATGGAAAAATCTCAAGACGGACACAAAATCACAATTACTTTGCAGGGTAAAGTTACGTTTGAAAATACTGGAGAAATAAGGGAAAAGATGAAAGAGATTCTGAGAGAGGAAGGTATAAAAGAGCTAATATTAAATATGGGAGAAGTCTCTTTTATAGACTCAAGCGGATTAGGACTTCTTGTATCTATAAAAAACACTATGATTAGAAAAGATGGGACATTCAGTATGATAAACCTTACAGATACGGTTAAAAAAATAATGAAACAAACTGGGTTAGACAAATATTTTGGGATTAATTAA
- the fusA gene encoding elongation factor G, with amino-acid sequence MKVYETKNLRVVTLVGHGDTGKTSLTSAMLFNAGVTNRLTKVDDGNAITDYDPEEIKRKISLTTSLAFFERNKVKVNILDTPGYGNFFPEARGALRITDYVGFLVCGVSGVEVQTEKAWKIAKELGKPGFFVVNKLDRENSDFNKVVEGIQKKFGTEAVPVAIPVGKESGFKGMVDILSNTAYIYEEEETGKFSKTEVPADMQDAVQEAREKLMETIAESDEELMEKFFEAGELSDEDMRKGLGKAIKNRELFPILPASAIKNINIHQLMDFIVDVLDSPFGQENDAKLNGEDIKVKMDPEEKTSVFVFKVISDQHAGRINIFRVMSGVLNADTVLRNTVKDIDEKIGSIFLLQGKDHDKVEKLYAGDIGGVAKLKETFISDTLAEKDFPVVFEPIKFPEPAISFAIEPKSKGDEEKISAALKKINEEDPLLKLERDPQTNQLLISGSGQLHVEVALAKMKERFKVDAVLLPPKVPYRETIKKKVDVEAKYKKQTGGKGQYGHCKIIMEPLERGKDFEFEDKIFGGAIPKTYIPAVEKGIQEARMKGYLAGYPVVDFKVTLYDGSYHEVDSSEMAFKIAGSMAFKKAMEQAKPTLLEPIMQVEIYAPEEFMGDIMGDLNSRRGRIQGMEAAGDNQLIKALVPMAEMLTYESTLRSITGGRGTFHMEFSHYEEVPANIQQKIIEEYKKQQEENA; translated from the coding sequence ATGAAAGTTTATGAAACCAAGAACCTAAGGGTGGTTACCTTAGTAGGTCACGGAGACACCGGAAAAACATCTTTAACAAGTGCAATGTTATTTAACGCTGGCGTAACAAATCGATTAACAAAGGTTGATGACGGAAACGCAATTACCGATTATGATCCTGAAGAAATTAAGAGAAAGATTTCATTAACAACTTCATTGGCTTTTTTTGAGAGAAATAAAGTAAAAGTAAATATACTGGATACACCAGGTTATGGAAACTTTTTCCCGGAAGCAAGGGGGGCATTAAGAATTACCGATTATGTTGGGTTTCTTGTTTGCGGAGTTTCAGGGGTTGAGGTTCAAACTGAAAAGGCATGGAAGATTGCAAAAGAGTTAGGTAAGCCAGGTTTTTTTGTGGTAAACAAACTTGATAGAGAAAATTCGGACTTTAACAAGGTAGTTGAAGGCATTCAGAAGAAGTTTGGAACTGAGGCTGTCCCGGTTGCAATTCCAGTGGGTAAAGAAAGTGGCTTTAAAGGAATGGTGGATATCCTTTCAAACACTGCGTATATTTACGAAGAAGAGGAAACAGGAAAATTCTCAAAAACCGAAGTTCCAGCAGATATGCAGGATGCTGTTCAGGAAGCAAGAGAAAAGTTAATGGAAACAATAGCTGAAAGTGATGAAGAGTTGATGGAAAAATTCTTTGAAGCTGGAGAGCTTTCTGACGAAGATATGAGAAAAGGGCTTGGAAAAGCGATTAAAAATAGAGAACTATTTCCTATTTTGCCTGCATCAGCTATAAAAAATATTAATATTCATCAGCTAATGGATTTTATTGTTGATGTTCTTGATTCACCTTTTGGTCAGGAAAATGACGCGAAACTAAACGGTGAGGATATCAAGGTTAAAATGGATCCTGAAGAAAAAACCAGTGTTTTTGTGTTTAAGGTAATTTCAGACCAGCATGCCGGAAGGATAAATATTTTCAGGGTAATGTCTGGTGTTTTAAACGCTGATACTGTTTTAAGAAATACTGTAAAAGATATTGATGAGAAAATAGGCTCTATATTCCTATTGCAGGGTAAAGACCATGATAAAGTCGAAAAACTCTATGCTGGAGACATAGGCGGGGTTGCGAAGCTTAAAGAAACTTTTATTTCAGATACCCTTGCAGAAAAGGATTTTCCTGTTGTGTTTGAACCTATTAAATTCCCTGAGCCTGCTATTTCTTTTGCAATTGAACCTAAATCAAAGGGCGACGAAGAAAAGATTTCAGCGGCTTTGAAAAAGATTAACGAAGAAGACCCGCTTTTAAAACTTGAAAGAGACCCGCAAACAAACCAGTTGCTTATTTCTGGTTCAGGTCAATTGCATGTTGAGGTTGCTCTGGCAAAGATGAAGGAAAGGTTTAAGGTTGATGCAGTACTATTGCCGCCAAAGGTTCCGTATAGAGAAACAATCAAGAAAAAGGTTGATGTTGAAGCCAAGTACAAGAAACAAACAGGTGGTAAAGGACAGTATGGCCACTGTAAGATTATTATGGAGCCACTGGAGAGAGGAAAAGACTTTGAATTTGAAGATAAGATTTTTGGCGGTGCTATTCCTAAAACCTATATCCCTGCTGTTGAAAAGGGAATTCAGGAAGCGAGAATGAAGGGATATCTTGCAGGTTATCCAGTAGTTGATTTCAAGGTAACCTTATACGATGGTTCATATCATGAAGTTGACTCTTCTGAAATGGCTTTTAAAATTGCAGGTTCAATGGCCTTTAAAAAGGCTATGGAACAGGCAAAACCAACCCTTTTAGAACCTATTATGCAGGTTGAAATTTATGCTCCCGAAGAGTTTATGGGCGATATTATGGGTGATTTAAATTCAAGAAGGGGAAGAATTCAGGGTATGGAAGCAGCAGGTGACAATCAGTTGATTAAAGCCCTTGTACCGATGGCTGAAATGCTTACCTATGAGTCTACTTTAAGGTCAATTACAGGAGGTAGAGGTACATTCCATATGGAATTCTCCCATTACGAAGAGGTGCCTGCTAATATTCAGCAGAAGATTATTGAGGAGTATAAGAAACAGCAGGAAGAAAACGCTTAA
- a CDS encoding class I SAM-dependent methyltransferase, whose protein sequence is MIFNSAKKEILKEIKEKGDIPFKRFMEICLYHPKYGYYRNVKKLGREGDFFTSAHLGTILGKVIAKVAENYFEDDETVQVVELGAGEGLLAKDFLDFFVGENIDKYSKITYHIVEGNQSVYKEIEKNLKEHSSKFIIYSSIEELPELPKAFIFSNEFFDAFPVHIVSKKKGILSELYIGYKDGMYVKRFKLPSKEVLKEVEELKIEVCEDCEFEVNSDIEAIYKLLSSKFNKIKMVTVDYGYGQEELYHPDRKNGTIMGYYKHKAYENVFQFEGEMDITSHVNFDALIHYGRKYGIESVYFKNQRTFLLDNGLFEVLKEGEELSLKDSFQLKTLLLPNSMGDIFKVLIQEK, encoded by the coding sequence ATGATTTTTAACTCTGCAAAAAAAGAGATTTTAAAAGAGATAAAAGAAAAAGGCGATATCCCGTTTAAGCGTTTCATGGAGATATGCCTTTATCACCCTAAATACGGCTATTACAGAAATGTAAAAAAGTTAGGCAGGGAAGGGGATTTTTTTACCTCTGCACATTTAGGCACAATTTTAGGAAAGGTAATAGCTAAAGTAGCTGAAAATTATTTTGAAGATGACGAGACGGTTCAGGTTGTTGAGTTAGGTGCAGGGGAAGGTTTGCTTGCAAAGGATTTTCTTGATTTTTTTGTTGGGGAGAATATTGATAAGTATTCTAAAATAACCTACCACATTGTAGAAGGGAATCAATCTGTTTATAAGGAGATTGAAAAAAATCTTAAAGAGCATTCTTCAAAGTTTATAATTTATTCTTCAATTGAAGAATTGCCTGAATTACCAAAGGCTTTTATCTTTTCAAACGAGTTTTTTGATGCCTTTCCTGTGCATATAGTTTCAAAGAAAAAGGGGATACTCTCCGAATTGTACATTGGTTACAAAGATGGGATGTATGTTAAAAGGTTTAAACTCCCTTCAAAAGAGGTTTTAAAAGAAGTTGAGGAATTAAAAATAGAGGTTTGTGAAGACTGTGAATTTGAAGTAAATTCAGATATTGAAGCCATTTATAAACTTTTAAGCAGTAAATTTAATAAAATAAAGATGGTCACTGTTGACTATGGCTATGGGCAGGAAGAGTTATACCACCCTGATAGAAAAAACGGCACAATAATGGGATATTACAAGCATAAGGCTTATGAAAATGTTTTCCAATTTGAGGGCGAAATGGACATAACATCCCATGTTAACTTTGATGCATTAATCCATTATGGGAGAAAATACGGAATAGAAAGTGTGTATTTCAAAAATCAGAGAACCTTTCTCCTTGATAATGGCCTTTTTGAGGTTTTAAAAGAGGGAGAAGAGTTGTCGTTAAAAGATTCCTTCCAGTTAAAAACCCTTTTGCTCCCCAATTCAATGGGAGATATTTTTAAAGTTTTAATTCAGGAAAAGTAA
- a CDS encoding SpoIIE family protein phosphatase, whose product MGQTRVLVVDDEQRIVEILKLYLENQNFEVYTATSGQEALELLEKINVDVIVSDLMMPHVDGTQLCRIVKNEEKYKNPYFIMLTAKTTIDSKIEGLKIGADDYITKPFNVKEVIARVLAGARIKKLQNTILEKNIELEKYKTKMEKEIYMASRFQKSLIPKKGKITEEISIDHIYIPAIQIGGDIFDIRKQPNGNVAFFIADVTGHGIVAALIAAILKLSFVQASDQYSSPYDIAQKINKDLLETTTDEQFVSLFVGVVDPTNLELKYIRAGHPEQFLKTQGKIIELGGDGFLIGITDNLLISEKKISVMPDDIIYLYTDGITEAQNEAGELFGVNRLKEILTRKDDLAAVLKEIKFFTTHFDDDITLVKIKLGINTLF is encoded by the coding sequence ATGGGTCAAACAAGGGTTTTAGTTGTAGATGATGAACAACGAATTGTAGAGATTTTAAAGCTTTATCTTGAAAACCAGAACTTTGAAGTTTATACAGCAACTTCAGGACAGGAAGCATTAGAATTACTTGAAAAAATAAATGTAGATGTCATTGTTTCCGACTTGATGATGCCACATGTAGACGGCACACAATTGTGCCGTATAGTAAAGAATGAAGAAAAATACAAAAATCCCTACTTTATTATGCTTACAGCCAAAACAACCATAGATAGCAAGATAGAAGGATTAAAAATAGGAGCTGACGACTATATCACAAAACCTTTTAATGTAAAAGAGGTTATTGCAAGGGTACTTGCAGGAGCAAGAATAAAGAAGTTACAGAACACAATTCTTGAAAAAAACATAGAACTTGAGAAGTACAAAACAAAAATGGAAAAAGAAATTTATATGGCATCAAGATTTCAGAAATCTTTAATCCCTAAAAAAGGAAAAATCACAGAAGAAATTTCAATAGACCACATTTATATCCCTGCTATTCAAATAGGGGGAGATATCTTTGACATAAGGAAACAACCAAACGGAAATGTAGCCTTTTTTATAGCAGATGTTACAGGACACGGTATTGTTGCCGCACTGATTGCAGCAATACTAAAATTATCATTTGTGCAGGCATCAGACCAATACTCATCCCCCTATGACATTGCGCAAAAAATAAACAAAGATCTGCTTGAAACAACCACTGATGAACAATTTGTGTCATTGTTCGTCGGAGTAGTTGATCCAACCAATTTGGAATTAAAGTATATAAGAGCAGGACACCCGGAACAATTCTTGAAAACTCAGGGCAAAATTATTGAATTGGGGGGAGACGGTTTCTTAATTGGCATAACTGATAACCTTTTAATATCAGAGAAAAAAATTTCAGTAATGCCAGACGATATAATCTACCTCTACACAGACGGGATTACAGAAGCTCAAAACGAAGCTGGAGAACTTTTCGGCGTAAATAGATTAAAAGAAATTTTAACAAGAAAAGATGATTTAGCCGCAGTGTTAAAAGAGATCAAATTTTTCACAACACACTTTGATGATGATATAACCCTTGTAAAAATAAAATTAGGGATAAATACCCTGTTTTAA